CGTTATCAATGGTGCCCACGACAACTTCGGCAGGGCAGCTCACCGATCTTGTTCTGCCAGTTCTGGCAGGCCGCATTTTCGCGACCTCGGTACGTGTTCCGACCGCTTCGGTTTCGGCCATCGACATGAGCTTTCAGGCGCAACGACCTTTCACAGAAAAGAAAATCAACGAAGTATTGCTCGCGGCGAAGGGCGCTATCATTGGTGTGACAGAGGAACCTTTGGTGTCCTCGGATCTGCGCGCCCGTTCGGAAAGCATCGTCATGGCCCTTCCAGAAACGCATGTGACGCAGTCGGGCGGCATGGCGCGGGTGTTTGGCTGGTATGACAATGAGTGGGGCTTTTCCAACCGCATGATCGATCTGGCCCGCCAAATGACACAGATGTGAGTTTATGCTTCCTGCGCGAAATGGTAATCCCCTGACAAATCGAAACAAGAGCCGAAGGCCCTGAACCTATGAGCATCAAACAATCGCGTCGCCTATTTCTCACGACGGCGTCCGCAGCGCTGGCGACACCTGCGCTTTTGCGCGCCCAGAACATCGAAACCCCCGTTGATGAAATTGGCGTGCCGCAAACGCCGCAAGGGGTGCGCCGCAACGCCTCCAGCTTCCAATATCAGCAGTGGCAGGATCATTTCGACACGTTGGGTGTCGCAACCGTCGTTGCCGACACCACTTCGCGCGCGTTGCATTACTGGAGCGCCGATGGCTCGGATTACCGCGTGTTCGCGACGTCGGTGCCGCGTCGCGAAGATCTGACCAAGCGTGGCTATACCAAAGTTGTCCGTAAGAAAGTCGGTCCTGACTGGACGCCGACCGTGTCGATGATCAAAGAAGACCCAGATCTAAAATACATGCCTCCTGGCCCCGGTAACCCGCTGGGCACCCACGCGATGTATCTCGACTGGCCTGCCTACCTGATTCACGGCACGCATGACACGCGTAAGATCGGGCGTCGCTCGTCTTCGGGCTGTATCGGTCTGTATAATGAAAAGATCGCTGAATTGTTCGAGCTTTGCCCTGTCGGCACTCAGGTTCGCGTAATTTAAGGTTGCTTCAGCGTCCGAGCGCGGCAACGCGCTTGGCGCCGCACCAAAGCGCTAGTTTAAACGCCGAAGACCTAAGAATAGGGCTTCGACTTTATCGGTCGCGCTTGACCAGTGCCTGATGTCTTCGACTGGCAGGAAAAATGCATACTGGGCCGCTCCGGCATTCACAGTCGCAAAGCAGTCGCGGTTTGCAAACGCCCCCCGAAGACACTCAAGTATAACCTGCCGACCTGTGACTTGATCAGTTCCCGCAAATATCAAACGCGTTCCCGACAACAGCGCTTCAATGTCGAGCTCTGCAGCTGACGGCATGTCAGTCAGTGGCTTGGCGTCATCTGGCATGTCCCACGCTGTGGCGCTTTCCCGGATCTCAAGCCGCTCGAAGAACTCGGGCAGGGTCCCGACTGGTCCGGTGACCAATGAACTCCGGATCGATAGCATACGGGGAAAGGCTTTCGGCTCCATCTCAGGCGGGATCAGATATTCTGTTGACCCGACGATGAAGGCATCCGGTGATACCCATCCTTGCGTGAGGGCGTCGGCAAAATCTACGCGGGGTAAACAGGGGGTGAGATCGCCGCGATCACCTTCAACAAACCTTTGCTGCCGAATGGACCAATTTGCCCGAAACGGCGCGCCACCTTGCACCTGAAGTCCCAGATGCGGGTTATGCCCCCCTTTGTGCATCGCGAAGAACCCAAGCTGTGCCGCGGACGCAATCGGCGCGGCCGATGGGGGTGACGCAAGGCACCACGGTGCGCCGTCTGCCAAATTTTCTGCGCTTTCAAGGATGCGTGTCGGCTGCAAAGAGCCGACCAACGACACGCCGATGATGGCGGCGCTGACAGTCACACCAAAGGCCCTGATTAGCCAGGGGCCAAGCAACAACGCGCCCAAAGCAGCCAAGAGAGCGATCAGAATTATGAACAAATCCAAGCTCCGACCAAGCGCGCTGTCGGCGAAAGCAAATGCCAGACCTATGGCGCA
Above is a window of Litoreibacter janthinus DNA encoding:
- a CDS encoding L,D-transpeptidase, with the protein product MSIKQSRRLFLTTASAALATPALLRAQNIETPVDEIGVPQTPQGVRRNASSFQYQQWQDHFDTLGVATVVADTTSRALHYWSADGSDYRVFATSVPRREDLTKRGYTKVVRKKVGPDWTPTVSMIKEDPDLKYMPPGPGNPLGTHAMYLDWPAYLIHGTHDTRKIGRRSSSGCIGLYNEKIAELFELCPVGTQVRVI